One stretch of Agelaius phoeniceus isolate bAgePho1 chromosome W unlocalized genomic scaffold, bAgePho1.hap1 SUPER_W_unloc_2, whole genome shotgun sequence DNA includes these proteins:
- the LOC143692585 gene encoding serine/threonine-protein kinase pim-1-like has protein sequence MLPQALKSQRCQFLVVGTSAAAGPEPSGPWAGGDARPGPLGARSGAVAGPGPSADSRVSPAGKAHEALQERYRVGSLLGRGGLGSVCSGTRLSDGAPVAIKRVPRDRIRHWGELPDGSSAPLEIVLLAKVSRGCAAVIQLLEWLELPDSFVLVLERPERCQELSGFLAERGFLPEEEARALFRQVLEAVRHCTACGVLHRDIKPENILLDLASGQLKLIDFGCGAFLQDTAYTQFAGTLSYSPPEWIQHQRYHGKAATIWSLGLLLCHLVMGKHPFRRGQEIIQGRILFPRWLSQECQDIIKRCLSMQPSDRPSLEELFCHPWVQGVPLP, from the exons ATGCTGCCTCAGGCTCTCAAGTCCCAAAGGTGCCAGTTCCTCGTGGTGGGGACGAG cgcggccgccggccccgagccgtCGGGGCCGTGGGCGGGTGGGGATGCCCGGCCTGGGCCGCTCGGGgcgcgctcgggggccgttgctggccccgggccgagcgctgacagccgcgtctcgcccgcagggaaggcgcacgaggccctgcaggagcggtaccgagtgggttcgctgctggggcgcggcgGTTTAGGCAGCGTCTGCTCGGggacgcggctctcggacggcgccccg gtggccatcaaacgCGTGCCGCGGGATCGcatccggcactggggcgagctg cccgacggcagcagcgcgccgctggagatcgtgctgctggccaaggtgtcCCGTGGCTGTGCCGCTGTcattcagctcctggagtggctcGAGCTCCCCGACAGCTTcgtgctggtgctggagcgtCCGGAGCGGTGCCAGGAGCTCTCGGGTTTCCTGGCGGAGCGGgggttcctgcccgaggaggaggcgcgggcgctgttccgccaggtgctggaggccgtgcggcactgcaccgcctgcggggtcctgcacagggacatcaagcccgagaacatcctgctcgacctggccaGCGGGCAGCTGAAACTcatcgactttggctgtggcgcCTTCCTCCAAGACACAGCCTATACCcagtttgcag GAACCCTGTCCTACAGCCCACCAGAGTGGATCCAGCACCAACGCTACCACGGCAAGGCAGcgacgatctggtccctgggcctcctgctgtgccacctggTCATGGGCaagcacccgttcaggaggggccaggAGATCATCCAGGGGCGGATCTTGTTCCCACGatggctctctcaag agtgccaGGATATCATTAAGAGGTGTTTGTCCATGCAACCCTCGGACAGGCCATCCTTAGAAGAGCTTTTCTGCCATCCTTGGGTGCAGGGTGTTCCTCTGCCCTAG